One region of Strigops habroptila isolate Jane chromosome 11, bStrHab1.2.pri, whole genome shotgun sequence genomic DNA includes:
- the PROK2 gene encoding prokineticin-2 gives MRSLRGAPPPPVLLLLLLAVLLAAGHGAVITGACDRDHQCGGGMCCAVSLWIRSLRMCTPMGNLGEECHPLSHRVPFSGRRMHHACPCLPSLACVRTSPTKFKCLPGFRKEDVFF, from the exons ATGCGGAGCTTGCGCGGCGCTCCGCCGCCGcccgtgctgctgctgctgctgctggcggtGCTGCTCGCCGCGGGACACGGCGCCGTCATCACTGGG GCCTGCGACCGGGACCATCAGTGCGGAGGAGGGATGTGCTGTGCGGTTAGCCTCTGGATCCGCAGCCTGCGAATGTGCACGCCAATGGGAAATCTGGGAGAGGAATGCCATCCTTTGAGTCACCGA GTTCCCTTCTCTGGGCGGCGGATGCACCACGCCTGCCCGTGCCTCCCCAGCCTGGCCTGCGTACGGACTTCTCCCACCAAATTCAAATGTTTACCAGGCTTCAGAAAAGAAGATGTCTTTTTTTAG